One window of Alkaliphilus metalliredigens QYMF genomic DNA carries:
- the rho gene encoding transcription termination factor Rho — MDKTELATKKLEDLRQIARALGIKNIGKYKKSELMERIIGQEPTEDKGTTIEEIEQPIEPSQATQEPEKTSKPGVQEIPPEKKDSLVVQQAKEQGLPSHLTDEISEDESVNIAQGILEIHSDGYGFLRRYNYLSSDGDIYISPSQIRRFNMRTGDKITGITRPPKSGEKFKALLYVKQINDLNPETATRRPNFEDLTPIYPNKRINLELNTKELSTRLIDLIAPIGKGQRGMIAAPPKAGKTILLQQVANSVALNYPETEIIVLLIDERPEEVTDMQRSIKGEVVYSTFDELPSHHVKVAEMVLSRAQRLVEHGKDVVILLDSITRLARAYNLTIPTTGRTLSGGLDPGALHKPKRFFGAARNLEEGGSLTIIATALIETGSRMDEVIFEEFKGTGNMELHLDRKLSEKRIFPAVDINKSGTRREELLLSQRELETIWKIRRAMGNSSPQDVTEKIIASLLETKSNHEFVEMLAKRL; from the coding sequence GTGGATAAAACAGAATTAGCCACGAAGAAGCTTGAAGACCTGCGGCAAATTGCCAGGGCCTTGGGCATTAAAAACATAGGAAAATATAAAAAAAGTGAACTGATGGAACGGATCATTGGACAAGAACCCACTGAAGACAAAGGAACAACGATAGAAGAAATAGAACAGCCCATAGAGCCTAGTCAAGCAACCCAAGAGCCAGAGAAAACAAGTAAACCGGGAGTTCAAGAAATACCACCAGAAAAAAAGGATAGTCTCGTGGTTCAACAGGCAAAGGAACAAGGGTTGCCCTCACATCTGACAGATGAAATTTCCGAGGATGAATCAGTGAATATAGCACAAGGTATTTTAGAAATACATAGTGATGGATATGGTTTTCTAAGAAGGTATAACTATCTATCCAGTGATGGAGACATTTATATTTCCCCTTCTCAAATTAGACGGTTTAATATGAGAACTGGAGATAAAATCACAGGTATTACAAGACCCCCTAAAAGTGGCGAAAAGTTTAAAGCTCTTCTATATGTGAAGCAAATCAATGACTTGAATCCAGAAACAGCCACCCGTAGACCAAACTTTGAAGATCTGACTCCTATATACCCCAATAAACGAATTAATTTAGAACTGAATACAAAGGAATTATCTACCCGATTAATTGACCTGATTGCACCGATTGGAAAAGGTCAAAGGGGAATGATTGCAGCACCACCAAAGGCAGGAAAAACCATTTTACTGCAGCAGGTGGCCAATAGTGTTGCCCTTAATTATCCTGAGACAGAAATAATTGTTTTACTGATAGATGAACGACCAGAGGAAGTAACGGATATGCAACGGTCAATCAAAGGCGAAGTGGTGTACTCAACATTTGATGAGCTTCCTAGTCATCATGTCAAGGTGGCGGAAATGGTACTGAGCCGTGCCCAAAGACTTGTGGAGCATGGGAAGGACGTTGTTATTTTATTAGATAGTATTACAAGGCTGGCCAGGGCTTACAACCTGACGATTCCTACCACAGGAAGAACTCTATCTGGAGGATTAGACCCAGGGGCACTACACAAACCCAAGCGTTTCTTTGGTGCCGCACGGAATCTTGAAGAGGGGGGGAGCTTAACCATTATTGCCACGGCCTTGATTGAAACAGGCAGTCGAATGGATGAAGTTATTTTTGAAGAATTTAAGGGAACGGGAAATATGGAGCTCCATTTAGACCGAAAGCTTTCAGAAAAACGTATCTTCCCTGCGGTTGACATTAACAAATCTGGAACAAGGCGGGAAGAACTACTTTTGAGCCAGCGTGAGCTTGAAACCATCTGGAAAATCCGCCGAGCTATGGGTAATTCATCTCCTCAGGATGTCACTGAGAAGATTATTGCCTCCCTACTGGAAACCAAGAGCAATCACGAATTCGTAGAAATGTTAGCCAAGCGTTTATAG
- the rpmE gene encoding 50S ribosomal protein L31 — MKKDIHPAYQQIDVHCVCGNKFKTGSTNKEIRVEVCSDCHPFYTGKQKSVEKGGRVEKFKKKFGM, encoded by the coding sequence ATGAAGAAGGATATTCATCCAGCATATCAACAAATAGACGTACATTGTGTATGTGGAAACAAATTTAAAACAGGATCTACAAATAAAGAAATTAGAGTTGAGGTTTGTTCAGACTGCCATCCATTCTACACAGGTAAGCAAAAGAGTGTAGAAAAAGGTGGACGTGTAGAAAAATTCAAGAAAAAATTCGGTATGTAA
- a CDS encoding thymidine kinase, protein MVDIMEYSKDGSIEVIVGPMYAGKSEELIRRINRAEIAELKVLAFKPSIDNRYSAQHITSHNGKQLKCIPVKDAKEVMEYIEKQDFDILAIDEVQFLGDEVLKVCQDVANRGKRVICSGLDMDFRGEPFQVVPNLMAIAEHVTKLTAVCMTCKMPATRTQRLVDGRPAKYDDPIIMVGAKESYEARCRKCHVVIR, encoded by the coding sequence ATGGTAGATATTATGGAATACTCAAAGGATGGGAGTATTGAGGTCATTGTAGGACCTATGTATGCTGGAAAGAGTGAAGAGTTGATCCGTAGAATCAATCGAGCTGAAATAGCAGAATTGAAGGTTTTGGCCTTCAAACCCTCAATAGATAATCGTTACTCCGCGCAACACATTACTTCTCATAATGGAAAACAATTGAAATGTATCCCAGTTAAGGACGCAAAGGAAGTAATGGAATACATAGAAAAACAAGATTTTGATATTTTGGCAATTGATGAGGTACAATTCCTAGGTGATGAAGTATTGAAGGTATGTCAAGATGTTGCCAATCGGGGAAAACGAGTCATTTGTTCTGGGCTAGATATGGATTTTAGGGGTGAACCCTTCCAAGTGGTACCGAACTTAATGGCCATTGCTGAGCACGTGACAAAGCTCACGGCTGTGTGTATGACATGTAAGATGCCTGCCACTAGAACACAACGATTAGTCGATGGACGACCTGCTAAGTATGATGATCCCATCATTATGGTAGGGGCTAAGGAAAGCTATGAAGCAAGATGCAGAAAATGCCATGTGGTGATAAGGTAA
- a CDS encoding MerR family transcriptional regulator, which produces MNGMKHSVGNVANILGLSPGILRHYEKLGIINPERDNSGYRSYSTRDVNILMGVRKLIGMGFSLEEVKHLIYGASLEKVKQSLDTLEENMKKEIRWRQLVLEFIQKQRQEYEVISEESHKFEITKSPAVYRIRSQYENFLSAEEAANTYVYRWISKMPIVRISPEFSVEAIYNQTEEYQFGFVVEEELAEELELMETPDMIFIPSQLCLTTIISSQGEDHIKASMLKRAVNYIAKHNMKISDNAWGMTIGSYVEKDMHKRFHKIFIPIENENK; this is translated from the coding sequence ATGAATGGAATGAAACACAGTGTTGGTAATGTAGCTAATATACTGGGCCTTTCTCCTGGTATTTTACGACATTATGAAAAACTAGGAATCATAAATCCAGAGCGAGATAACAGTGGATATCGTTCTTATTCAACAAGGGACGTAAACATTTTGATGGGGGTTAGAAAGCTAATTGGAATGGGATTTTCTTTAGAAGAAGTAAAACACCTTATTTATGGTGCTTCTTTAGAAAAAGTAAAACAAAGTTTGGATACCTTGGAAGAAAACATGAAAAAAGAAATCCGTTGGAGGCAGTTGGTTTTAGAATTTATTCAAAAACAAAGACAAGAATATGAAGTTATATCTGAAGAGTCTCATAAATTTGAAATAACAAAGAGCCCTGCAGTTTATAGGATACGAAGTCAATATGAAAATTTTTTATCGGCAGAAGAGGCTGCAAACACCTATGTATATAGATGGATTTCCAAAATGCCTATTGTTAGGATATCGCCTGAGTTTTCAGTAGAAGCAATTTACAATCAAACTGAGGAATATCAATTTGGTTTTGTAGTTGAAGAAGAGTTAGCTGAAGAGCTGGAACTAATGGAGACACCAGATATGATATTCATTCCTTCCCAGCTTTGTTTGACAACAATCATCAGTAGTCAAGGGGAAGACCATATAAAGGCTAGTATGTTAAAGAGAGCAGTAAATTATATAGCAAAACATAATATGAAAATATCTGACAATGCTTGGGGAATGACCATTGGTTCCTATGTGGAAAAGGATATGCATAAGAGATTTCATAAAATTTTCATACCTATAGAGAATGAAAATAAATAA
- a CDS encoding flavocytochrome c: MKGFKRNIAIVLLIAMSLMSFIGCSQQATTQGQFIAGTYEASARGMIGDIKIAVTFTEDRIEKIEILEHQETEGIADPALERIPQSIVANQSLGVDSITGATITSLAILNAVEDAATQAGADIEILKNKAVASTKGEKIEKTTDVIVIGGGGAGIAAAASSVENGAEVILIEKAAALGGNTLASGFAWNATNPEIQGKIGTMPGQIEMLKGVLELDEEGFGEFTDILKTLKEQITTYLDGDASTVFDSVEFHIIQAYQGGRRQDRDGNWIENDYDLLTTFAENSLPTLNWVQSLGGAFSEELTSPVGAMWLRGHNPVGKKQIFDALADYIVENGSEIMLETKADELIVKDGRIVGIKGTKADGTEVELYANKGVIMATGGYGANPSLAAEYNNYWPSIPEDMKTTNVSTVTGDGIIMGREIDANLVGMEFIQLMPTANEKSGSLTDGLLVAPQNYVFVNKEGKRFINEYAARDELAFAALEQTDEMFYTIADQPMALSAQNRPTQEMIDKMVEDGLIYRADTLEKLAEIIGCDPQTFVDEIEKYNSYVEAGKDPEYGKAVFEMQVKEGPFYACPAKPAIHHTMGGLEINVRGEVLDTASNVIPGFYAAGEVTGGIHGGNRLGGNAIADVFVFGRIAGENAATNK, from the coding sequence ATGAAAGGTTTTAAGAGAAATATTGCTATCGTTTTATTGATTGCTATGTCATTAATGAGTTTTATTGGCTGTAGTCAACAAGCTACTACACAGGGACAGTTTATAGCAGGAACATATGAAGCTAGTGCACGAGGTATGATTGGGGACATAAAGATTGCAGTAACTTTTACTGAGGATCGTATTGAAAAAATTGAAATTTTAGAACATCAAGAAACAGAAGGTATTGCAGATCCAGCGCTGGAGCGTATACCTCAATCCATCGTAGCTAATCAATCTCTTGGTGTAGATTCGATTACAGGTGCTACCATAACCAGTTTAGCTATTTTGAATGCAGTAGAAGATGCAGCAACGCAGGCGGGTGCAGACATAGAGATTTTAAAGAATAAAGCTGTAGCCTCTACAAAGGGTGAGAAAATAGAAAAAACAACAGATGTAATTGTTATTGGTGGCGGTGGAGCCGGTATAGCTGCAGCCGCTTCTTCGGTAGAAAATGGGGCTGAAGTTATTTTAATTGAGAAGGCTGCTGCATTAGGCGGTAATACATTAGCTTCAGGATTTGCATGGAATGCTACTAATCCTGAAATTCAAGGGAAGATAGGCACCATGCCGGGACAAATAGAAATGTTAAAGGGAGTACTGGAACTAGATGAAGAAGGTTTTGGGGAATTTACAGATATATTAAAAACATTGAAGGAGCAAATTACTACTTATTTGGATGGAGATGCTTCGACTGTATTTGATTCTGTAGAATTTCATATTATTCAAGCGTATCAAGGTGGTAGAAGACAGGATCGAGATGGAAATTGGATTGAAAATGATTATGATCTATTAACTACATTTGCAGAAAATAGTCTTCCAACTTTAAATTGGGTACAATCTTTAGGTGGAGCCTTTTCTGAGGAGTTAACTTCACCTGTTGGAGCAATGTGGCTGAGGGGACATAATCCAGTTGGAAAGAAGCAAATATTTGATGCATTAGCTGATTATATTGTAGAAAATGGCAGCGAAATTATGCTGGAAACAAAAGCAGATGAATTGATTGTAAAAGACGGAAGGATTGTTGGAATCAAGGGAACAAAAGCAGATGGAACAGAGGTGGAGTTATATGCTAACAAAGGTGTTATTATGGCAACGGGGGGCTATGGTGCAAATCCTAGTTTAGCAGCAGAGTACAATAACTACTGGCCATCCATTCCTGAAGATATGAAGACCACAAATGTATCTACTGTTACGGGAGATGGCATTATTATGGGAAGAGAAATTGATGCGAATCTGGTAGGAATGGAATTTATCCAATTAATGCCTACTGCCAATGAAAAAAGCGGTTCTTTAACGGATGGGCTTTTAGTAGCACCTCAGAATTATGTTTTTGTAAATAAAGAAGGTAAAAGGTTTATCAACGAATATGCAGCTCGAGATGAACTTGCATTTGCTGCCCTAGAGCAGACGGATGAAATGTTTTACACCATAGCTGACCAGCCTATGGCCTTATCAGCTCAAAATCGTCCTACTCAAGAAATGATTGATAAAATGGTGGAAGACGGTCTTATCTATAGAGCAGATACATTAGAGAAATTAGCAGAGATTATAGGTTGTGATCCACAAACCTTTGTAGATGAGATTGAAAAGTATAATTCCTATGTAGAAGCTGGAAAAGATCCTGAATATGGAAAGGCTGTATTTGAAATGCAAGTAAAAGAAGGACCATTTTATGCTTGTCCTGCAAAACCTGCTATTCACCATACAATGGGTGGATTAGAGATTAATGTAAGAGGTGAAGTACTTGATACAGCAAGCAATGTTATTCCAGGATTTTATGCAGCTGGTGAAGTAACTGGAGGCATACATGGGGGGAATAGACTTGGTGGAAATGCCATAGCTGATGTTTTTGTATTTGGTCGTATAGCAGGAGAAAATGCAGCTACAAACAAATAA
- a CDS encoding glycosyltransferase family protein, with product MKDLEEAIIKAGLEEKVELLHFIDAFSDELDQYPQIVMKIENMEIGIPAVCFGEEVIVEDKIDIEKIVQALKELS from the coding sequence GTGAAGGACTTAGAAGAGGCAATTATTAAGGCAGGGCTTGAAGAGAAGGTTGAACTCCTTCATTTTATTGATGCTTTTTCAGATGAATTAGATCAATATCCTCAAATTGTCATGAAGATAGAAAACATGGAGATTGGCATCCCAGCTGTGTGCTTCGGGGAAGAAGTCATTGTTGAGGACAAAATAGATATTGAGAAGATTGTACAAGCTTTAAAGGAATTATCATAA
- the prmC gene encoding peptide chain release factor N(5)-glutamine methyltransferase → MVDLLKEATAVLKEIDVDTPQLDAEVILCHLLKTERIQLHIYPERKVDEEVQEQFWEGIQKRKKRMPVQYIVGTQEFMGLDFRVESGVLIPRADTEILVESVLGLYEVHYNNEAVALMDIGTGSGAIAISLARFIERSKIYAIDLSEKALEIAENNGRTNEVQHKISFFYGSLFEPLKGYDLEGTFQFVISNPPYIPPDVVEELSPQVKDYEPRMALEGGADGLDFYREIVEKAPQYLQMKGWLCFEIGYDQGEQVKGLMETRGFSRVEVIRDLAGLDRVVIGQWTVENR, encoded by the coding sequence GTGGTTGATTTATTGAAAGAGGCAACAGCTGTTTTAAAAGAAATCGATGTCGATACACCTCAGCTTGATGCTGAGGTGATTCTATGTCATTTATTAAAAACAGAAAGAATTCAGCTTCATATTTACCCAGAACGTAAAGTTGATGAGGAAGTCCAAGAACAATTTTGGGAAGGTATTCAAAAGCGGAAAAAAAGAATGCCTGTACAATATATTGTGGGGACCCAGGAGTTTATGGGTTTAGACTTTCGGGTTGAATCAGGGGTATTGATTCCCAGGGCAGATACGGAAATATTAGTGGAGAGCGTATTGGGATTATACGAAGTTCACTATAATAATGAGGCAGTTGCGCTTATGGATATTGGTACAGGAAGTGGTGCCATTGCCATTAGCCTGGCTAGGTTCATTGAGAGGTCGAAGATTTATGCCATTGATTTATCGGAAAAGGCATTGGAAATTGCTGAAAACAATGGGCGGACCAATGAAGTGCAGCACAAGATAAGTTTCTTCTATGGAAGCCTATTTGAGCCATTAAAGGGATATGATTTAGAGGGAACCTTTCAATTTGTCATTTCTAATCCACCCTATATCCCACCAGATGTGGTGGAGGAGCTTTCTCCCCAAGTAAAGGATTATGAGCCCCGGATGGCCCTAGAGGGTGGCGCAGACGGACTGGATTTCTATCGTGAAATCGTAGAGAAGGCCCCTCAATATCTCCAGATGAAGGGCTGGCTTTGCTTTGAAATTGGCTATGACCAAGGAGAACAAGTAAAAGGTTTGATGGAGACAAGAGGGTTCAGTCGGGTGGAAGTCATTCGGGATTTAGCTGGATTAGATAGAGTGGTCATTGGACAATGGACTGTTGAAAATAGGTAG
- the prfA gene encoding peptide chain release factor 1, which produces MLDKLAFLQEKYEDLGEKISDPEIINDQVQWQKLIKEHSEIEPIVMKYREYKTTQQALGETKEIMHDKATDAELKEMAKMEVEELEESIVEMEEQLKVMLLPTDPNDDKNVIVEIRGGAGGDEAGLFAAVLFRMYTRYAERSGWKVEMMSLNESGVGGYKEVIFMIKGKGAYSQLKYESGAHRVQRIPTTESGGRIHTSTATVVIMPEAEDVGEVNIDTNELRIDVFRSSGNGGQSVNTTDSAVRITHLPTGLVVSCQDGKSQLKNKEKAMKVLKSRLLDQMIQEQDAEISQDRRSKVGTGDRSERIRTYNFPQGRVTDHRINVTVYKLDAFLDGEINEMIDSLITSAQAEKMQEVQ; this is translated from the coding sequence ATGCTAGATAAACTAGCTTTTTTACAAGAAAAGTACGAAGATTTAGGTGAGAAAATCAGTGATCCGGAAATCATTAATGACCAAGTGCAGTGGCAAAAGCTGATTAAAGAGCACTCGGAAATAGAACCGATTGTCATGAAGTACAGGGAATATAAAACCACGCAGCAAGCCTTAGGGGAAACTAAGGAGATTATGCATGATAAGGCTACTGATGCAGAGCTGAAGGAAATGGCCAAGATGGAAGTAGAGGAACTTGAAGAGTCAATTGTTGAAATGGAAGAACAATTGAAGGTGATGCTTTTGCCGACGGATCCTAACGATGATAAGAATGTGATTGTAGAGATTCGTGGAGGAGCCGGTGGAGATGAAGCAGGGCTTTTTGCTGCAGTACTTTTTAGAATGTACACACGATATGCAGAGAGAAGTGGCTGGAAAGTCGAAATGATGAGTTTAAATGAATCTGGTGTGGGTGGATACAAAGAAGTAATCTTCATGATCAAAGGGAAGGGTGCTTACTCTCAGCTAAAATATGAAAGTGGTGCCCATCGTGTCCAAAGAATTCCAACAACAGAGTCAGGTGGACGCATTCATACCTCCACTGCCACCGTGGTAATTATGCCAGAGGCTGAAGATGTGGGAGAGGTCAACATTGATACAAATGAATTGAGAATTGATGTATTCCGTTCCTCAGGAAACGGAGGACAAAGTGTTAACACCACAGATTCCGCTGTTCGAATTACCCACCTTCCAACCGGGTTGGTGGTATCCTGTCAGGATGGAAAGTCTCAGTTAAAGAATAAGGAAAAAGCAATGAAGGTCCTGAAATCTAGACTACTGGATCAAATGATTCAAGAACAAGATGCAGAAATTTCCCAAGATAGAAGAAGCAAGGTGGGAACAGGAGACCGAAGCGAAAGAATCCGAACCTATAACTTCCCCCAGGGAAGAGTGACAGATCATAGAATTAATGTAACTGTTTACAAGCTAGATGCCTTCTTAGATGGTGAAATCAATGAAATGATCGATTCCCTAATTACATCAGCTCAAGCAGAAAAAATGCAAGAAGTACAATAA
- a CDS encoding ZIP family metal transporter codes for MSDLWRTTLIGFSTGIIGTGLGGSMAFLLNNPTKRFLSAIMGLSSGLMVAIVTFELLPEAFMIAGVPWTVVGLIGGVLIATILDGFIARLSSRKHGGKHGYVKTAALLGIGIALHNFPEGMAIGSGFVAQNRLGIGLAIVIALHNMPEGVAMVTPLRVGGYSRSKAFFLTLLAGTPMGIGAYFGALLGRVADGFIGICLAFAGGTMLYITFGELIPRGKELDQGRISTICATFGFVLGMLISKRF; via the coding sequence TTGAGCGATCTTTGGAGAACAACACTCATTGGCTTTTCAACAGGTATCATAGGCACAGGCCTAGGGGGATCCATGGCTTTTCTGTTAAACAATCCAACCAAGCGGTTTTTAAGTGCCATCATGGGGTTATCCAGTGGACTGATGGTGGCCATTGTTACATTTGAACTACTACCAGAGGCATTTATGATTGCCGGGGTGCCTTGGACAGTTGTGGGACTCATTGGAGGGGTCTTGATTGCCACGATACTAGATGGTTTCATTGCCCGTTTAAGCAGTCGAAAACATGGTGGCAAGCATGGATATGTAAAGACCGCTGCATTATTGGGAATTGGAATTGCCCTGCATAACTTTCCGGAGGGAATGGCCATTGGGTCGGGATTCGTAGCCCAGAATCGTTTGGGAATCGGGCTGGCGATTGTCATTGCCCTCCATAATATGCCGGAAGGAGTGGCCATGGTAACACCTTTACGGGTGGGGGGATATAGTCGAAGTAAGGCATTTTTTCTTACGTTGTTAGCTGGGACGCCCATGGGAATCGGAGCATACTTTGGGGCGTTACTTGGACGGGTTGCAGATGGGTTTATTGGGATCTGCCTTGCATTTGCAGGGGGAACCATGCTTTATATCACCTTTGGAGAATTGATTCCCAGAGGGAAGGAATTAGATCAAGGAAGAATATCCACGATTTGTGCTACCTTTGGCTTTGTTTTAGGGATGTTAATCTCAAAAAGGTTCTAA
- a CDS encoding FHA domain-containing protein has translation MYQILSWIVRYLLIALVYYFIYSIIRLIYLDIKAINEKEARGPRTPYLKLVNRKERLDFEIDELYDLHEETTIGRGKENEIQIVDQFISTRHVRIALDEGQYFLEDLGSVNGTYLNGEKLQDVAKLKDGDRIGLGQVEFLFVKEEEEEED, from the coding sequence ATGTATCAAATACTATCCTGGATCGTACGCTATTTATTGATTGCACTTGTATACTATTTTATTTACAGTATTATCCGTTTGATTTACCTTGATATTAAGGCCATTAACGAAAAGGAAGCAAGGGGTCCAAGGACCCCTTATTTAAAGCTGGTCAATCGTAAGGAGCGATTGGATTTTGAAATAGATGAGCTCTATGATCTCCATGAGGAGACCACCATCGGACGTGGAAAAGAAAATGAGATTCAAATAGTGGATCAATTTATTTCCACAAGGCATGTCAGGATTGCCCTTGATGAGGGCCAATACTTTCTAGAAGATTTAGGCAGTGTCAACGGAACTTATTTAAATGGAGAAAAACTTCAGGATGTGGCAAAGCTAAAAGACGGTGACCGAATTGGTTTGGGACAAGTGGAATTTCTTTTTGTGAAAGAGGAAGAGGAAGAGGAGGATTAG
- a CDS encoding FtsW/RodA/SpoVE family cell cycle protein has protein sequence MARPIHIVVLINLLLFPLLFFYGEAQDPLILAIGGGIILLTILSQFAIVKGKMGDPYIFLILSLLCSISIAMLYRLDPFYGIRQTIWYGVGLILFFLTYVFFRWVKKWDEYFYLYVIAGVGLFAATYFLGTTIKGANNWIRIGGFTFQPAEAIKLIFVFMIASYFKHTQKVKNVYVFLGIVYLHMLFLMLQRDMGMVLLFYAVFISLFYVHIEDYRLILYNTVPFGLMAVISYLTMNHVRVRFEAWLNPWQDIAGRGYQITQSLFAIAGGGFFGTGIGLGNPGVIPEVHTDFIFSAIAEELGVFGAIAMILLYFILIYRGFKIVLTINEPFRKTVALGITLLYGYQTFIIVGGVIKLIPLTGITLPFVSYGGSAFVSGFVAFGILQALSTKWKPGRGRLEIERK, from the coding sequence ATGGCAAGACCAATACATATTGTTGTTCTAATTAATCTATTGCTCTTTCCCTTGTTGTTTTTTTATGGAGAAGCCCAGGATCCTTTAATATTGGCAATCGGTGGGGGGATTATTTTATTGACCATTCTATCTCAATTTGCCATTGTAAAGGGGAAGATGGGGGATCCTTATATATTTCTCATTTTGTCTCTCCTTTGTAGCATTAGCATTGCCATGCTTTATCGGTTGGACCCCTTCTATGGCATTCGCCAGACCATATGGTATGGGGTGGGCTTAATTCTCTTTTTCCTGACCTATGTTTTCTTTCGGTGGGTCAAAAAATGGGATGAATACTTTTATCTCTATGTGATTGCAGGAGTAGGGCTCTTTGCTGCAACCTACTTTTTGGGTACCACAATCAAAGGAGCCAACAATTGGATTCGAATAGGTGGCTTTACATTTCAGCCAGCGGAAGCCATCAAGCTCATTTTCGTCTTTATGATAGCAAGTTATTTTAAACATACCCAGAAGGTGAAAAATGTGTATGTTTTTCTGGGGATTGTCTATCTACATATGCTGTTCTTAATGCTTCAACGGGATATGGGCATGGTGCTACTCTTTTATGCTGTTTTTATCAGTCTCTTTTATGTGCATATTGAGGACTATCGTTTGATTTTATATAATACAGTCCCCTTTGGGCTCATGGCGGTGATCAGCTACTTAACCATGAACCATGTTCGGGTGCGATTTGAAGCGTGGCTCAATCCATGGCAGGATATTGCCGGAAGGGGTTATCAGATCACCCAATCCCTCTTTGCCATTGCCGGTGGCGGTTTTTTTGGAACGGGGATCGGATTGGGAAACCCCGGGGTCATTCCAGAGGTACATACGGACTTTATTTTCTCGGCCATTGCAGAGGAATTAGGGGTCTTCGGGGCAATTGCCATGATTTTATTGTACTTTATTTTGATTTACCGGGGGTTTAAGATTGTTTTGACGATTAATGAGCCATTCCGAAAGACAGTAGCCCTAGGAATTACCCTGCTTTATGGTTATCAGACATTTATTATTGTAGGTGGCGTCATTAAGCTGATTCCATTGACGGGGATCACCCTACCCTTTGTGAGCTATGGGGGAAGTGCCTTTGTCTCGGGATTTGTGGCCTTTGGTATTTTACAGGCCCTTTCTACTAAGTGGAAACCGGGAAGGGGGCGGCTGGAAATTGAACGGAAATAA